One Ilumatobacter fluminis genomic window, GACGGCCCATCCGGCCAAGTTCCCCGACGCCGTGGAGCGGGCGACCGGTGTCCGGCCGACGCTGCCGCCGCACCTGGCCGACCTGTTCGATCGCCCCGAGCGCACCCAGACGCTGCCGAACGATCTCGCGACGGTGCAACAGTTCGTGCGGTCCGTGTCGCGCGCCGGCTGAACGACACCCGCGACGTCGGCGTCCGTCCCAGTATCCGGACACGTGTTCGCCGGAATGATTGCGTCCGGAGACGTCGGCCGGTTAGAGTGATGCCTGCCCAGGGCTTCCCCCGGGCGGCACCCGGTCCGGTTGGGATCGGCCGGGGCTCCCTCACCAGGTGTGCTGCAACGACGTGCGTCGCTGTGAACACCGAGCGATGCTCCTCGATCACAACACCGTGTGTTCTCAACACGTCCGACGGCTTCCGCGCCGTCGGGCGGGCCGCCGTCCCACCAACGTCGGTCGCTCCCTGCTCCCAGCCCCTCCAGGGACCGCCTCGAGAGAAAGTCGTCACCGTGACCGCACAGGCGCTCGAACAATCCGTCCTCAAGTCGAAGGACAAGGCCCAGCTGATCGCCATCGCCGAAGCACTCGGCGTCAAGGCCAACAGCCGAACGAAGAAGGCCGACCTCATCGACGAGATCCTCACCAAGACCGGCGGCAACACGTCGGCCGACGCCGCCGCTCCCGCTGCCGCGCCGAAGAACGACGCACCCGCATCGGGTGACGACGCCACCGGGTCGGCACCGAAAGCGCCGGCACCGAAGGCGTCGACACCGCCGGCCGAGCCGGCAGACGAGCCGAAAGCCGAATGGGAACTGGCGCTCGACCTCGACGGCGGCGGCGACGAGCCCGCCGAGTCGAAGCAGAGCGACCGCTCGGGCGATGCGTCGTCCGCATCGACCGACCAGCAGCCCAAGAGCGACGATCAGCGCAAGAGCGACGACCGTGGCGGCCGGAACAAGAACGACGGCCAGCAGAACGATCAGCAGTCGAAGAACGACGGCGGCCAGAAGAACGACCGTCCGAAGGACGACGGCCAGAAGAACGACGGCCAGTCCAGGGGCGACGGTCAGGGCGGCCAGAACAAGAACGACGGCAACAAGAACCGTCAGAACAACCAGAACAACCAGCAAGGCAACAACGACGGTGACGGCAGCGGTCGCAGCAAGCGTCGCCGGCGTCGTCGCAAGGGCCGCGGCGGCCAAGACGGCCCGCAGGGCGAAGACCGCGACCTGCTCGACGGTGACGACGACAACACGCCGACCAGCAACGAGCCCGTCAAGGTCGAGGGCTACCTCGACATGCGTGACGAGGGCTACGGCTTCCTCCGGGTCAACAACTACCTCGCCAGCAAGAGCGACTCGTACATCCCGGTCAAGCTCAGCCGCCAGTTCGGCCTCCGCAAGGGCGACCACGTCGTCGGCATGTCGCGACCGGCCGGTCGCAACGAGAAGAACCCGGCGATGCTCGAGATCCAGTCGGTCAACGGCCGCCCGCCCGAGCAGGCGAAGAAGCGAGCTCGCTTCGAGGACCTGACGGCGCTGTTCCCCGATTCGAAGCTCCGCCTCGAAGATCCGTCCGACCCGACGAACATGACGGCGCGCATCATCGACCTGGTGTCGCCGATCGGCAAGGGCCAGCGTGGCCTCATCGTGTCGCCGCCGAAGGCCGGCAAGACGACCGTGATGAAGACGATCGTGGCGTCGATCGAGAAGAACAATCCGGAGTGCAAGACGATCGTGCTCCTGATCGACGAGCGGCCCGAGGAGGTCACCGAGTTCAAGCGCAGCGTGCGTGGCGAGGTGATCGCGTCGACGTTCGACAAGCCGAGCGATCAGCACACCCAGATCGCCGAGATGGCGATCGAGAAGGCTAAGCGCATGGTCGAGTACGGCGACGACGTCGTCATCATCCTCGACGGCATCACCCGCCTGTCGCGTGCGTACAACCTCGCCGCTCCGGCGAGTGGCCGCATTCTCTCCGGTGGTATCGACGCCGGTGCGCTCTACCCACCGAAGCGCTTCTTCGGTGCGGCTCGCAACGTCGAGGAGGGTGGCTCGCTCACCATCCTCGCCACGGCGCTGGTCGAGACGAACAGCCGCATGGACGAGGCCGTGTTCGAGGAATTCAAGGGCACCGGCAACATGGAGCTTCGCCTCGACCGCAAGCTCGCCGAGCGGCGGATCTACCCGGCGATCGACGTCGACGCCTCGTCGACCCGACACGAGGAGCTGCTGTTCGACCGCAAGCAGCTGCAGATGGTGTGGAAGCTGCGTCGTGTGCTCAGCGGTCTCGCCGCCGACGGCAACGCTGCGCCCGGCCTCGAGCTCTTGGTCGACCGTCTCAAGACGTTCCGAACCAACGACGAGTTCCTCACCGAGATCGCCAAACAACCCGGCATGTGATCAGGGGGTCGGATACGTTTCGTCGCCAGGTCTGGGTGCTCGACGTCCAGGGTCGACGAAACGTATCCGACCCCATTCGCTCCTCAGGTGGTGAGTGCCTGCCAAAGGGCCTGAACCGCGGAGCGGTCGGTGTTGACGGCTCCGATGCTGACGCGGAGCGCGCTGCGACCGTCGAGGACGGTGCGGGTGACGTGGAACTCACCGGCGGTGTTGATCCGGCCGATCAGCTCGTCGGTCGGTGCATCGTCGTCGCCGACGATCCGCAGGCAGACGAGGTTCAGCGGGTGCGGCGCGACCAACTCGAACCGGTCGTCGGCGGCTACCCAGGCCGCGAACTCCTGGGCCAGTTCGACGTCGCGGCGGATGCGCCCCTGCGCCGTGCCGACCCCGTCGAGTCGGAGGTTGAACCACAGCTTGAGCGCCCGGAAGCGCCGACCGAGTGGGATCTGCCAGTCTCGGTAGTCGATCGCCGCACCGGTCTCGGCCGCTGCCGACCGGAGATACTCGGGCAGGATGCTGAGCGCGCCGAGCAGTGCAGTGCGATCGGCGGTCCAGAACAGTGAGCAGTCGAAGTTGACGCCCATCCACTTGTGCGCGTTGGTGCAGTAGCTGTCGGCCCGTTCGAGCCCCTGATTGACCCACCGCAGCTCGGGTTCGAGCGCGGCGATGCCGGCCATCGCACCGTCGACGTGCAGCCAGACGCCCGACCCGGCGCAGACCGCGGCGATCTCGGGGGTCGGGTCGAATGCGAGTGACGACGTCGACCCGTGCGTCGAACACACGAAGAACGGGATCAGGCCGCCTTGCGTGTCGGCCTCGATCGCGGCGGCGAGCGCGTCAGGTCGCATCGCGAACTGCTCGTCGTGGTCGATGATTCGCATCCGATCCGAGCCGATCCCGGCGATGCGGAGCCCCTTCTCGATCGACGAATGCGCCTGCGACGTGGTGTAGGCCACCAGCCGGGTCGTGTCGCCGATCTCGTTCACCGCGCCGGCGGTCGCCTTCCAGCGAGCGGCCAGGATCGCGACCAGGACGGCCTCGCTGGCGGAGCCCTGGATGACACCGCCACCCCGTTCGCTCGTGGAGCGATACCGGGCGGGGAGACCGAGCAGCTCGTGCATCCAATCGAGCATCAGTGTCTCGATCTCGGTGCAGGCCGGCGAGGTGACCCAGCTCATGCCCTGCACGCCCAGCCCGGCCGACAGCAGCTCGCCGAGCACGGAGGAGTAGGTGACGTTGGCGGGGAAGTAGGCGAACCAGTTCGGGTGCTGCCAATGCGTGATCGTCGGCAGGACGACCCGATCGATGTCGCTGCGCACCGCCTCCCATGGTTCTGGCTCCGCCGGCGGATGCTCGGGCAGCATCGCCCGGACATCGCCGGGTGCGACCCGGTCGAGGACCGAGTGCGCCTCGACGCCGTGGTCGAGATAGTCGGCGATCAGGTCGATCAACTCGTGGCCGGCACGTCGGAACTCGTCGGGGGTCACGAGCCGACGGTACCGCTCGGCGCACCGCAGTATCGGCCTCCGGCCTCCGGGGCGCGGACCTTCGACCCTGTGGCGCCCGCCACGTGCGGCGCACCCTGGACACATGAGCGGTTTCACCTACTCCGTCGTGGCGTCGGCGCTCCACGACCCGGCGTCGATCGGTCGCCTCCTCGCACCGGTGGTGATGTCGCTGGAGGAGATCGGCGGTCGACGGGCCACGAGCGTCGACCTCGAGCTGCACACGCCCCACGTCATCGTGGTCGGCACGGGCGGCACCGAACGCGAGACGCTCCACCTGATCGAACGTCGGCACGCCCACGCCCCGTGGGAACCCGTGGTCCTCGTGGCCCACGGCCGCCACAACAGCCTCGCCGCAGCGTTGGAGACGCTCGCCTTCGTCCGTCGAGCGGGCATTCCGGGGCGGGTCGTCCAGGTTGACGGTCGCGGTGAACCGGCGGCGACGATCACCGATCTGCAGGCCATCCACCACTTCCAGCACGCCCGGATCGGCCTCGTGGGCGAACCCTCCGACTGGCTCGTCGCGAGCGTGCCCGACCGGGAGACGTTCCACGCCCGCTGGGGACTCGAGCTGGTCGACGTGCCGGTCGCCGAGGCGATCGTGCACCACGGCGACGCCCCCGACGTCGACGTCCAACCCGTAGCCGTTCGCTTCTCGGGCGGCACCACACCGACCGCCGAGACGGTGGCCGCGGCGGCCATGCATCCGACGCTCACCCGCCTGATCGACGCCCACCGGCTCGATGCCGTCGCGGTGCGCTGCTTCGACTTCATCACGGAGCTGCGGACGTCCGGGTGTATCGCCCTCGCCCAGCTGAACGACGACGGCATCGTCGCCGGCTGTGAAGGCGACGTCGCCTCCACGGTCGCCATGATGATGGTGCGAGAGGTGCTCGGGATGCCGTCGTGGATCGCCAATCCGGCTCGGATCGACACCGAGCGCGACGAGCTTGTGTTGGCCCACTGCACGGTTGCTCCGTCGATGGTCGACGACCTCGAGCTCCACACCCACTTCGAGTCGGGTCTCGGCATCGGCCTCCGCGGGACGTTCCCGCCGGGACCGGTGACGTTGCTCAGACTCGGCGGCGACTCACTCGACCAGGTGTGGCTGTCGGAGGCCGAGGTCG contains:
- a CDS encoding pyridoxal-dependent decarboxylase, which produces MTPDEFRRAGHELIDLIADYLDHGVEAHSVLDRVAPGDVRAMLPEHPPAEPEPWEAVRSDIDRVVLPTITHWQHPNWFAYFPANVTYSSVLGELLSAGLGVQGMSWVTSPACTEIETLMLDWMHELLGLPARYRSTSERGGGVIQGSASEAVLVAILAARWKATAGAVNEIGDTTRLVAYTTSQAHSSIEKGLRIAGIGSDRMRIIDHDEQFAMRPDALAAAIEADTQGGLIPFFVCSTHGSTSSLAFDPTPEIAAVCAGSGVWLHVDGAMAGIAALEPELRWVNQGLERADSYCTNAHKWMGVNFDCSLFWTADRTALLGALSILPEYLRSAAAETGAAIDYRDWQIPLGRRFRALKLWFNLRLDGVGTAQGRIRRDVELAQEFAAWVAADDRFELVAPHPLNLVCLRIVGDDDAPTDELIGRINTAGEFHVTRTVLDGRSALRVSIGAVNTDRSAVQALWQALTT
- the rho gene encoding transcription termination factor Rho, giving the protein MTAQALEQSVLKSKDKAQLIAIAEALGVKANSRTKKADLIDEILTKTGGNTSADAAAPAAAPKNDAPASGDDATGSAPKAPAPKASTPPAEPADEPKAEWELALDLDGGGDEPAESKQSDRSGDASSASTDQQPKSDDQRKSDDRGGRNKNDGQQNDQQSKNDGGQKNDRPKDDGQKNDGQSRGDGQGGQNKNDGNKNRQNNQNNQQGNNDGDGSGRSKRRRRRRKGRGGQDGPQGEDRDLLDGDDDNTPTSNEPVKVEGYLDMRDEGYGFLRVNNYLASKSDSYIPVKLSRQFGLRKGDHVVGMSRPAGRNEKNPAMLEIQSVNGRPPEQAKKRARFEDLTALFPDSKLRLEDPSDPTNMTARIIDLVSPIGKGQRGLIVSPPKAGKTTVMKTIVASIEKNNPECKTIVLLIDERPEEVTEFKRSVRGEVIASTFDKPSDQHTQIAEMAIEKAKRMVEYGDDVVIILDGITRLSRAYNLAAPASGRILSGGIDAGALYPPKRFFGAARNVEEGGSLTILATALVETNSRMDEAVFEEFKGTGNMELRLDRKLAERRIYPAIDVDASSTRHEELLFDRKQLQMVWKLRRVLSGLAADGNAAPGLELLVDRLKTFRTNDEFLTEIAKQPGM